The DNA region TGAATTCTCGAATTCCTCACGGAGTACAGGAAGATGGGCTCGTTAGATGCCACACGAGCTGAGCTCGGCCTCGTTGTTCTGTACCTGAACAAAGCCGAGGCTAGGGACAAGATCTGCAGGGCGATTCAGTACGGCTCAAAGTTCATAAGCAACGGGCAGCCTGGCACCGCTCAGGATGTCGATAAATCGACAACCTTAGCTCGAAAAGTTTTCCGTCTCGTCAAGGTCAGTCAGATATGATTCTTCCGTCGAATCAAACTCACCTGATCTCATTGTTGTATCACTCAGAGTTGTTTTATCACGCAGCTGATGCTTGTTTAATTTTTCTGATGATGCATCTCCAGTGGGTCAATGATCTTCATGCCCTTATCAGCCCACCTGCTAAAGGGACTCCTATCACACTTGTCCTGCTTGGCAAGGTACTCTATTACTCATCACTGTTCACCATGAATCCCTCCGTTTCAGAATAATAATTGACCTGCGGCTTCTACGATTTCAGTCCAAAAACGCGCTCCTTTCGACGTTCTTGTTCCTGGACCAATTTGTGTGGTTAGGACGAACAGGAATAATCAAGGTTTGTCGAGATTTAAAAGCTTAGTCGCCGGGCCTTATGATGAACAACTGCACAGCGTATGGTTTATTGACAGATTTGTTTTGCTTCTGTTGCCAGAACAAGGAGGCGACGGACCGGGTTGCGAGGATATCCCTGTACTGTTGGATGGCTTCTTCTGCCTGCGCTAGTCTAGTCGAGGTACGCATAATTTCTTCGCATACGCTTCAAGTTTTATACGGCACATGATGACTGATCGTGTATCTGCGAGTTTGCAGCTTGGAGAGCTTAAGAGGCTATCGAGATCGATGAGGAAGCTTGCAAGGGAGCTGAGGCGCACTGATAAATACGAGGTTTCCTTTCTACCACTGACTGATCTGATCACAAACGAGAGCATGAAGTGTATGCAATCCCTTCAATTTTCCACCTGTTTCTTTTCTGTGGCCATTTGCAGAATGAACAGTATCAGAGCAAAATGAAGCAGTCGGATGAGCGGCTCCTGGCCCTGGTGAAGGCGGCCATGGACGTGGTCGTGGCCATCGGGCTTCTTCAGCTGGCACCCAAGAAGGTGACTCCCAGAGTGACTGGAGCTCTCGGATTCGTCACCTCGCTCATCTCCTGCTACCAGGTAGTGGCCCCTGCCTGCCTCTGCGTTGTTGTGCAAGTGCTTTTCAGGGATGGCATTGCGACGCTAATGTTTCGTGTGCTCCGTTGCTTTCCGTGGCTTGTGCAGCAACTCCCTTCCCGTGCCCCCGTGGCCAAAGTCAAGGCATGAGATGTGTCGGTGTTCTCCTAGTCCCAAGGGAGCCGTCGCTGGACATTGAGCTGCACTTCAGCATGAACCGCACGAGAATAATGTCTATATGTGCCAGTGTAGAATACATGGATTGGCAGTCGTGCTCCTGCCTTATGCTTTCATGCGGTACTCATATTTTTGGTTGCCTAGTAGTAATGGACATGGTTATGTCTTGTATGTTCACACGTGGCTCCGACCTGTGCCACCGTGGATAATATTTTTGTAGCGTGTATATGCTCGAAAGTGCATGTCGCGACTGGCTAGCTAATGGCAATTGAACCAACCTTGGCCTTCGTCTCCTTGTCATCACCGGGAACTGGCAGCCTGCTGGCATGGCAGCACGGGGTTCGCGGGCGCTGCTTCGAGTCCAAGGACGCGACGAGCGGCGGCGATGATGTTGATCGCCCTGTAATAAGCGGCGCCGCCTGCTCCGATCAGCAATTTGTTGGATAAGTGAAGTcagtgccgcgccgcgcgcgatgCCCAGCGTGCCCCCGTCTCAATGCCACCCGCCGCAACTGGCCTCTGGAACCCGAGCGGCGCTGGTACAGGTCCGAAGAGGTCATCGTCTACGGCCATGGCTGCTCCGATCCGATCCTCCCTTGCCTGTGGTTCCTCTGAATCGGGCGGCGGGAGAGGAAAACGCCGCTGGCTCTCTTAGTTCGAAATGCGCGAGAGGAATGAGCGGGGGATTTGATTCGTGCAGAATAATGGAGCTCACATGTACCAGTGCGTTGCACCTTGTCAAATCATTGATCAAACATGGCGTCAGATATCTGAAGTACATGCGAGATTCTGAGTTGATTCCCGCCTTCCTGGCGAGAGACAACATtcacaaaggaaaaaaaatgctACTGATCCATAATTTATTCAGAGCCTGAAGCTCCTGACTTTACAGCTCCATATATTCAGTTAACACGAACACCTGCACATCGACAGCGTTGTGTGTGTGAAACTGGACTTGATTTTTATACATGTTacagcaaaaagaaaaaaaattgccAAGGTATCATCACCATATAAGCAGAGAGTGAAGCTtaggttttttttttgtttttactTTCTACAGCCGCTACGTACGCTAGTTCCTACTGAAGAGGCTGCGCAGGCTGCCGCGCTCCAGCCTCTCGAGCAGCTTCCTGGCGCCGGCGACGTCCATGTCGGACAGCTTCTTCAGGTACCCGATGGCGCCGTGCGAGATCATCAGCTTCTTGCACCGCTTGGCCGCCGCGAGCGTCAGCAGGCACGCGATGGCGTACTTGTTGGCCGTGTTCGCGGGGCTCGGGTCCAGCAGCTGCACCAGGCTCGGCACGCCCTTGTCGTCCTTCCTCACCTCCCGGGCGTTGGGAGGACAGCTCACCAGGCTCGCTAGGGCCTGCGCCGCCACCTCGCGCGCCGCGTTCGACTTGGCCTCCAGCAGCCGCACCAGCAGCGGCATGCACCCGTGCTCGCCGACCGCGCGCTTCATCTCCGCGGAGCTGGACATCCGGCAgatcgctgccgccgccacctgctGGGCGCCGATCGACCCCACCCTCAGCACGTGGGCCAGCCGAGGCAGCACGCCCAGCGACACCAGGCTGTCGGGCGACACGGCGCCCGCGAGGTTCCGGAGCGCGCCCACCGCGGACTCCGGCGGCAGCGGGCCGTCCAGGTAGAGCAGCAGGCTGCGCAGCCCGCCCTCGGACACCACGGCGCGCCGCAAGCTGTCGCTGCTCGACGTCAGGTTCTGCAGGCACTCGGCGGCGTGCTCCTTGGAGCCGGCCACGGCGCCGCAGTCCAGCAGGTTGACCGTGACGCGGACGATTCCTTGGTCGGCCAAGGCCTGCCGCACCTCCGGCACCGCCGAGAGGTTCTTGAgcgcgccggccgcggcggaCTGCGAGATGGAGTCCCCCGTCTGGCAGATCTCGATGAGCGGGCCGGCGCCGCTGTGGCCGACGATCGCGCGCGCAGCATCAGGGGACACAGACAGGTGCTGCAGCGTGATTGCGGCCTTCTCGCGCCCGACGACGCTGCCGGACTCGGCCAGCCTGATGAGCGGCGGCAGGACGCCCTCCGACACCAGCAGCCTCTCGCAGCTGCCCGACTCCGCGACCTGGCATATCACCGTGGCGGCCTTCTCCCGGACCACGGGCGCCGACGCCGTGAGCAGCTGCACAATCGCGGAGACATTGGCGCGGCCGAGCACGGAGAGCACGCTCTTCTCGTCGTTGCGCAGCGCGTCAAGGAGCCCGTCCACGGCCCGGTTCTTGGCCTCGGTGTGCCCGATCTGCAGCCTCGCGAGCAGCTCCCGGACGTCCGCGTGCGCCGGCGCctctgccggcggcgaggggccggaGGCGTCGGACAGCACGCCTGTCTTGACGAGCAGCGCGCAGTCCCGGAGGTTGAGGTCCAGCTTCCCGGCGAGGGCGTCGATGGCGCTCTGCGTCCGCAGCTTCCCTTCCGGCGGCCCCCGGCACCGCCCCGCGAGGTCGGCCGCCTCGGCGAGCGTGGCGGCCACCGACTGCAGCAGCTCGCGGCACAGCGCGTTCTTGGCGAAGCAAGGGTGGCTGGACAGGTCGGACAGGCACGCCGGGAGCGTCTCCAGCTTGGCGGCGATCGCCTTCCACCGGCCCGGGAAcccgcccgccgccctcgccgccgccagtgCCGGCGGCACCATCCCCCGGACACGCTCCAGCAGCTCCTCCGCCGTCtcgtccccggccgccgccgggtCGCCCCGCAAGCTCATTTCTTTGACACCTCCGCCGCTGCAGCACCAGCGGCCGTGATCTGGAGTGGTTGAGGAGTGGGCAGAGCTCAGTGGCGCGAAAGACTGGGACACTGGTAGCTAAATCAGCAGGGGGGAAGGGATGCTGGAACTGAGGAGGAGGAAGCGAACAAACGGAGCAGGACTGGATGGAAAAGGGAACAAGGGAACAAACGCTAGAGAAGAAACGAGCAGGCGCAGCGCAGGGGAAGGAGGAATCCTCTGCTGTTTTATTCGGGTAGGCACTCCGCCATTTGCAGCGTGGAAAGATGCCGGCAACCATGAGCGCCACACCAAGCCGAGCTATATGAATaaattttctttttccccttgaTCCTACTACAGGAGATTTTATAGTCTGGTGAAATGTCAATTCGGAGGGTGCCCGTGCCGAGACGGCACGGGGATTTACGGGCTGCTCGAGGGGCCTTGTCGTCACAAATCTCGTTTGGGTTTGTTTGTTTATTACTAGTACTAGTTTATACTGCAAGCATTAATAAGTCAGATGAGAAGTTTTGGACTCGAGGGAATGACGAGCACCAAGGACAAGGCGATTGGGAACTGCTTATAAAAGAAGATGCTACTGCATGTTACCAGCCGTATCATCACTGTTCTTGCTTGGTGAAGCAGGCAATCGCTGAATGGGATTTTACCTTGGCGAGAGGGGCAAGATTTGGCAGCTCGTAatgtgaccagctgcttctttGCCTTTCCTGTATCGTAATCAAATCAAATAAATAAAAGATCCCGTGCTTTGATGCAGCAAAGGAAAGAAAGAGCTCGTGTGGTCGCCATTCCCTCCCGATCTGAAAACTCATGACCGCCGCGGcggggcccgcgcgtcagcgacCGCACCGCGCCGTCGCGGGCAGCTAGTCCTTCTTGGCGCGCCCAATAAATAATGCGCCGATGCGAGTGCGCGACGCGACGCACATGCCCACGTACGGTGTTGGCGGGGCCCGCGCTGTCAGAAACCGGATGGCGTCGCGATCTCGTCGATCGACCAGCGAGACCGCGCGACTCCCTCGGCGCGGTCACTCGAGTGCGCGTGGCGTGCGCATCCAAAGGCGAGCCGGTTCCGCGGGGCCCGCATGTCATGGGGGCAAGCGGAGGACCGGGGGGCTTCTCTTCGCTGCTGCGAGCGCTATCACTATCACGCCTCGCCCCCTGCAAGAAAAGACGAAAACGCTGTTGGCGATGCTGATCCAAGATCTGCTATTTATCTCTCGATTATTTTCCCTAAAAATATCAGATGACTTAtatattttcaaaaaaaaatcaattCCCATCGACATCGAGATGTACGAAGAGCAGGCTGGCTGGTTTCAGACGACGCGTATCCCAGACGAGAGCATGCGATCTTGTAGGAAGGCGGAGGACGAGAACGCGGATGCTTGGCTTGCAAAACCAACAAGCACGAGGAAACCAGCAAAGAAAGCAACGcacgagcagcggcggcggcagcagtaGATTCTACGACACAAAAGCGTATTGCCATTGCACAACCACTAGAAGCAGGCAGAGGTAAAATGTACTAGCAGCACACTCAAATACAATGCAAGTGTGGAGCTTGCGCCATTACTAATTAACCGCTGTGCTTTTTCTCAAGGCCGTGGCCGTGAGCGAGAGGGAAGAAGACGACTGGCTGTGCAAGTGGATAGGATAGGACCGGATGGGTTTTGTGTGCCGTATGTTGGGTTCCGTACCTGGGGCCGTCTTCCTGGACCGATAGCCATCGTGGTAAATGGGCAAGGGCAATTAGTAATTAACAGCCTCACAGCGCACAGCGCATCCAGAGTGCCTTGCTACGCTACCTGCTGCATCAAAGAATCAACAAGACACTGGATTAGTACACTAGAGTCCACGCAACGAGGCCGAGTCCATTTCAGGCATTCAATTAGAGTTGCATCAGTGCTAATCGGTCCTCTCCAAGAAGCTGACAGTTACGCATGCAAGCCAAATGGCTTCAGGACACTCGCTTCCAAACAACGAAGATAAGGTAGCCCAGGACACAAACGGGAGAGAGGGCAAGGAGAGCATACACCCACCAAACTCGAGCGCTCTCTCGCTCAGCGGCTCTGCTGAATGAAGATGGTTTCGTTATGCCATCCTGTTGGAATCAGAACATGCGGCAAATTTGCGACGAGGAATGCAGCCAAGGTCCTGTGCTCCATGGAGACGCCACCGTCCCAGAGCACAATCAAGGTACTGTGCTCTGCTGTTGCTTGTGTTCTTGGGAAAGCCAACTTCTCTGTCACCGTTAGCTCGCTTCCTTCTGAGGGCCGGTGTTATTATGTCCAGGTTGTTATCATCGGGGCCACAAAGGAAATTGGGAGGACTGCGATTGTTGCGGTGAGTAAAGCCAGGGGAATGGAACTTGCAGGGGCAATCGATTCCCAGGGCATTGGCGAGGACGCGGGGCAGGTGCTCACCGTTCACTCAATGTGCTATTCCCCCTGCAGCAAGCACTTGTTTCTGACTTTCAATTTCCAAGCTGCCGCTTCTGTTCTTTATCTCGGACTCTTTGTGAATGCTGGCATTGCACTCCAGATAAGTGGCATGGAGGAGCCGTTGGAAATTCCGGTGCTCAATGATCTCACAATGGTTCTGGGCTCCATAGCACAAGTACATACCTTCCGCCGCTGCAAATTTTCAGGCTGCTTCTTCCGCTAATTGCATTATCTGTTCTTTCAGTCGAGAGCAACTGGCGTGGTTGTTGATTTCAGCGAACCTTCAACTGTTTATGACAATGTCAAGCAGGTATGTCGATTGCCCACCTACAACATGGAAAATGATATGTAAGCTGCATCAAATTGCAAGGTACTTAAGCCCAAAGCTAAATAAATACAGCTATGCAAATCGTATGGTTTCAAATTCATCCGAAAGTCCCAGGGCGGATTTAAGCAGCAAACTGACTCAGGGCCTCAGCAACGTGTTTCAGTAATCCTGACAATGATTGAGAGAAACATAATTCACAACTAAAAATTAATTAACTAATTTGTCAGGTAAAGACctaatcatgtcaaggctcatCAGATTGTGCTTCAGATTCTTTCCATGTCAACAGCCTGATAACAAATATAACAGTGCTTGTCTATCTGAAATGATTTGTGAACAGGCAGCAGCATTTGGTTTAAGCAGCATTGTCTATGTTCCAAAAATTGAGCTAGATACAGTAACTGAACTTTCAGCATTTTGCGAGAAGGCAAGCATGGTATATTGTCACTACCACACTATTTCCGAAATTTATATTGCCAGTGCCATTTAAGCATGCCAACTTATGCTGGTTCCCTGATCAGGGTTGCTTGGTTGCACCAACATTATCGATTGGCTCAGTGCTCCTTCAACAAGCTGCTATACAGGCCTCATTTCACTACAGCAATGTTGAAATTGTGGAATCAAGACCTAACCCATCGGTATGAAGCATTCGTGACAAATCAAACCCATCTGTTATCTGTTACCACGAAACAATATGTGCCCTGGAATATCACCCGTCAATGAATGAAATGCCAAAAGAAACAAATAAATTTAAAGTACTCAAAGTACAGTTGTCAGTATATGCTGTCAGGAATTTGCGGACTGATGCGGTAATGTTGACATCGACAGGACTTGCCATCGCAAGATGCAATACAGATTGCAAATAACATATCAGATCTTGGCCAGATATACAACAAGGAAGATATGGATACGAGTAATCCAGTAAGTGTCAATAAACGATATTGCAATTGTAGCTTCCGAGAGTGCTACAGCAACCTCTTCTTCGTGTGCATTTCTTACTAATTTTTCAACTCTACAAAAAACCCACAACACCAAAATGTGAGTTTAGAAACTAATTGACTGATATTTTGGAATAGGCAAGGGGCCAAGTACTTGGAGAAGATGGAGTGCGTGTACACAGTATGGTTCTTCCAGGTCTTGTTTCCAGCACATCAATCAATTTCTCAGGCCCAGGAGAGGTACTAATAAGCTCTACTGCATAGTGCTATTGTTTGACTGAAATACACTGAACTGGTCACATCACTCAATACTTTCAGATTTACACCTTACGACATGATGTCACAAATGTTCAATGCCTAATGCCAGGATTAATCCTGGCAATAAGAAAGGTGGTACGGTTGAAGGTAACTTTGCACCACACTTCCTGTATTATCCATGATTCGTGACTGAAGAGATACTTGCGCCTCACTATCTTTGGTTTTCTAACAAGACATTTCACTTGGATTATTTGCAGAACTTGATTTATGGCCTAGAGAAGTTCCTGTAGTGCACAGCCATCTCAGTATCAATAAGCCATAACTTCTGGCTGTTCCTGATCATGAAATGGACAGGAACATATCTATTTCCAGGCATAAGGTAAAAACAGTACCACAACCACAAGCAAGGCAGATCACATCTTACAAGGCAACCATATGACAAAGTTTTGAAACTAAAGACTGCACAGAAGACTGCTAAAATTTTCTCTGCACACTACCTAGGAAACACAATTTTGTTAAAAGGCATAGGTGGGAGAATGTATGCAAGAAGAGTCACAAAACGGTCACATGGATAACCACTGGTAGCAGTACCAAGCCAATGAATGGAGTGGTCAGACTGACATCAAGATTCAATTCCATCTTCACATCAAAGAGTTTCTAGTTGTAATTCAGAGATACTATAACTCAGCTTGTATGTGGCAAATTGGTGGCCAATTAAGCGCTACATTTCTCTAGACATGGTGACAATTCGATGCAGAAGACTGAACTGAAAGAAATTGCATCAGCCCAATGCAAATCCCTTGTGCCAATTTAATCCATTCAACTGCGGCCTACTTCTTCAGCAGAAATGGAGTTTAACGACAAGGAACTCCAGTCACGACAGTCAAGTAGAAGTTAGTAGCAATGTACCATAAACAACGTGATGATCCACATCCACGAACTGGTTGCTTCTCCTAAGAACATGCCATTGCCACGGCAAGGTCTTGCGG from Panicum hallii strain FIL2 chromosome 9, PHallii_v3.1, whole genome shotgun sequence includes:
- the LOC112877351 gene encoding peroxisomal membrane protein 11-1, with protein sequence MGSLDATRAELGLVVLYLNKAEARDKICRAIQYGSKFISNGQPGTAQDVDKSTTLARKVFRLVKWVNDLHALISPPAKGTPITLVLLGKSKNALLSTFLFLDQFVWLGRTGIIKNKEATDRVARISLYCWMASSACASLVELGELKRLSRSMRKLARELRRTDKYENEQYQSKMKQSDERLLALVKAAMDVVVAIGLLQLAPKKVTPRVTGALGFVTSLISCYQQLPSRAPVAKVKA
- the LOC112877350 gene encoding dihydrodipicolinate reductase-like protein CRR1, chloroplastic, with the protein product MKMVSLCHPVGIRTCGKFATRNAAKVLCSMETPPSQSTIKVVIIGATKEIGRTAIVAVSKARGMELAGAIDSQGIGEDAGQISGMEEPLEIPVLNDLTMVLGSIAQSRATGVVVDFSEPSTVYDNVKQAAAFGLSSIVYVPKIELDTVTELSAFCEKASMGCLVAPTLSIGSVLLQQAAIQASFHYSNVEIVESRPNPSDLPSQDAIQIANNISDLGQIYNKEDMDTSNPARGQVLGEDGVRVHSMVLPGLVSSTSINFSGPGEIYTLRHDVTNVQCLMPGLILAIRKVVRLKNLIYGLEKFL
- the LOC112877348 gene encoding U-box domain-containing protein 4-like — translated: MSLRGDPAAAGDETAEELLERVRGMVPPALAAARAAGGFPGRWKAIAAKLETLPACLSDLSSHPCFAKNALCRELLQSVAATLAEAADLAGRCRGPPEGKLRTQSAIDALAGKLDLNLRDCALLVKTGVLSDASGPSPPAEAPAHADVRELLARLQIGHTEAKNRAVDGLLDALRNDEKSVLSVLGRANVSAIVQLLTASAPVVREKAATVICQVAESGSCERLLVSEGVLPPLIRLAESGSVVGREKAAITLQHLSVSPDAARAIVGHSGAGPLIEICQTGDSISQSAAAGALKNLSAVPEVRQALADQGIVRVTVNLLDCGAVAGSKEHAAECLQNLTSSSDSLRRAVVSEGGLRSLLLYLDGPLPPESAVGALRNLAGAVSPDSLVSLGVLPRLAHVLRVGSIGAQQVAAAAICRMSSSAEMKRAVGEHGCMPLLVRLLEAKSNAAREVAAQALASLVSCPPNAREVRKDDKGVPSLVQLLDPSPANTANKYAIACLLTLAAAKRCKKLMISHGAIGYLKKLSDMDVAGARKLLERLERGSLRSLFSRN